One Defluviimonas sp. SAOS-178_SWC DNA window includes the following coding sequences:
- a CDS encoding pseudouridine synthase, which translates to MAEEKTGGDRIAKVMARAGVASRRDAEKMIVEGRVAVNGVTVKSPALDVLPSDKVTLDGKPIDAPQPARLWLYYKPLGLVTSAKDEKGRQTVFDTMPADMPRVMSVGRLDLNSEGLLLLTNDGALKRRLELPSTGWLRKYRVRVNGRPNDATFDPLRRGVIIEGEEFQPMEVTLDVQKGANAWLTVGLREGKNREVRRAMAEVGLIVNRLIRVSYGPFRLNTMKPGDVVEVKQKVLRDQLGDRPAQDDDKPAARRDGDRKPRMTRDGKPAKPRAPREGSDAPRDRKAFKPRGDRPTDDRKPREGGKPFRPRAAAAAGGPGDRTESDRPRKARPPRDGDRPFKPRQVRDGDAPAQERGERPFKPRPPRDGDSLTGNRPYKQRSPRGDDAPARGKGDRPYKARPPREDATAPRGERPQKPRPPRDGDAGRQDRGGPRGKGGSGGKPFAGKPSPSRSGPGGPRKGGDRPSGGPRRGGPGPKK; encoded by the coding sequence ATGGCGGAAGAGAAGACAGGCGGCGACCGCATCGCCAAGGTGATGGCCCGCGCGGGCGTCGCCTCGCGCCGCGACGCCGAGAAGATGATCGTAGAGGGCCGGGTGGCGGTGAACGGCGTGACGGTGAAAAGCCCCGCTCTCGACGTCCTGCCGTCCGACAAGGTGACGCTGGACGGCAAGCCCATCGACGCCCCGCAGCCGGCGCGGCTCTGGCTTTACTACAAGCCCCTCGGCCTCGTGACCTCGGCCAAGGACGAAAAGGGCCGCCAGACCGTCTTCGACACCATGCCCGCCGACATGCCGCGGGTGATGAGCGTCGGCCGGCTCGACCTCAATTCCGAAGGGCTGCTTCTTCTGACCAATGACGGCGCGCTGAAGCGGCGGCTGGAACTGCCGTCGACCGGCTGGCTCAGGAAGTACCGGGTCCGGGTCAACGGCCGCCCGAACGACGCGACCTTCGACCCCCTGCGGCGCGGCGTGATCATCGAGGGCGAGGAGTTCCAGCCGATGGAGGTCACGCTCGATGTGCAGAAGGGCGCCAACGCCTGGCTGACGGTCGGGCTGCGCGAGGGCAAGAACCGCGAGGTCCGCCGGGCGATGGCCGAGGTCGGGCTGATCGTGAACCGGCTGATCCGGGTCAGCTACGGCCCCTTCCGGCTCAACACGATGAAACCGGGCGACGTGGTCGAGGTGAAGCAGAAGGTGCTGCGCGACCAGCTTGGCGACCGTCCCGCGCAGGACGATGACAAACCGGCGGCCCGCCGCGACGGGGATCGCAAGCCGCGCATGACGCGCGACGGCAAGCCCGCCAAACCGCGCGCCCCGCGCGAGGGCTCCGACGCACCACGCGACCGCAAGGCGTTCAAACCGCGCGGGGACCGCCCGACGGACGACCGCAAGCCCCGGGAGGGCGGCAAGCCGTTCCGACCGCGCGCGGCAGCGGCTGCCGGCGGGCCCGGCGACCGGACGGAAAGCGACCGGCCACGCAAGGCGCGCCCCCCGCGCGACGGCGATCGCCCGTTCAAACCCCGCCAGGTTCGGGACGGCGATGCACCTGCGCAAGAGAGGGGCGAACGCCCCTTCAAGCCGCGTCCCCCACGCGACGGTGACTCGCTAACCGGCAACCGGCCTTACAAACAGCGGTCTCCACGCGGCGACGACGCGCCGGCGCGCGGCAAGGGCGACAGGCCCTACAAGGCCCGGCCGCCGCGTGAGGACGCCACCGCGCCGCGCGGCGAGCGCCCGCAAAAGCCGCGTCCCCCGCGCGACGGTGACGCGGGGCGGCAGGACCGGGGCGGGCCGCGGGGCAAGGGCGGCTCTGGCGGCAAGCCCTTCGCAGGCAAGCCGTCGCCATCCAGATCCGGCCCCGGCGGCCCGCGCAAGGGCGGCGACCGTCCATCCGGCGGTCCGCGCCGGGGTGGACCCGGCCCGAAGAAGTGA
- a CDS encoding 5-bromo-4-chloroindolyl phosphate hydrolysis family protein — protein MAERFSGKYSPSPSGADPAPRPQGASRAEKRTGWLFLVALPFAVKAFFQDPAGLTRNLAAFAVLVLAAWLTREGIRAAEAYAARSTARRPALPRKMIGSILTALGLGIGAASGGEMAALLLGLTGAALHLYAFGPDPTRDKGMEGIDTFQQDRVGRIVAEGEAYLKEMRAAADRAGDRQITARVDRFAITARTLFRTVEEDPRDLTAARRYLGVYLMGARDATIKFADLWTKTRDAGARADYEALLDDLETNFAQRTTALLTDNRSDLDIEIGVLRDRLKREGVRLDPYPPKSGE, from the coding sequence ATGGCCGAGCGCTTCAGCGGCAAATACAGCCCCTCCCCGTCCGGCGCGGACCCGGCCCCGCGACCGCAGGGGGCGAGCCGCGCCGAAAAGCGCACCGGCTGGCTCTTCCTCGTTGCCCTGCCCTTCGCGGTCAAGGCGTTCTTTCAGGACCCCGCCGGACTGACCCGCAACCTCGCCGCCTTCGCCGTTCTGGTGCTCGCCGCCTGGCTGACGCGTGAAGGCATTCGCGCCGCCGAAGCCTATGCCGCCCGCAGTACCGCGCGGCGTCCGGCGCTGCCGCGCAAGATGATCGGGTCGATCCTGACCGCGCTCGGCCTTGGGATCGGCGCAGCATCGGGGGGCGAGATGGCCGCACTTCTTCTCGGGCTGACCGGGGCGGCCCTGCATCTTTATGCCTTCGGTCCCGACCCGACGCGCGACAAGGGCATGGAGGGGATCGACACATTCCAGCAGGACCGCGTCGGCCGCATCGTCGCCGAGGGCGAGGCCTACCTGAAAGAGATGCGCGCCGCCGCCGACCGTGCCGGCGACCGCCAGATCACCGCCCGCGTCGACCGTTTCGCCATCACCGCACGCACGCTCTTCCGCACGGTCGAGGAGGATCCCCGCGACCTCACCGCCGCTCGGCGCTATCTTGGCGTCTACCTGATGGGCGCGCGCGATGCGACGATCAAGTTTGCGGACCTCTGGACCAAGACCCGCGATGCCGGCGCAAGGGCGGACTACGAGGCGCTTCTCGACGATCTCGAGACCAATTTCGCCCAACGCACGACCGCCCTTCTGACCGACAACCGCAGCGACCTCGACATCGAGATCGGCGTCCTGCGCGATCGGCTGAAGCGCGAGGGCGTGCGGCTGGACCCCTATCCCCCGAAGAGTGGAGAGTAA
- a CDS encoding toxic anion resistance protein codes for MSNIREDAAKALAAVEEVTAVILPEPASEVVPLQDAPKPLAAEIRKRIAELDMTDTGSIVNFGSAAQGELQQISQAMLADVRNKDVGPAGDSLRDIVTTIRGFSVSELDVRRKLSWWERLLGRTAPFAKFLARFESVQGQIDKITGDLLTHEHKLLKDIKSLDVLYEKTLNFYDELALYIAAGEAKIADLDATGIPAKEAAVEKAPEADKVMAAQELRDLRSARDDLERRVHDLKLTRQVTMQSLPSIRLVQENDKSLVTKINSTLVNTVPLWETQLAQAVTIQRSAEAAGAVREANDLTNELLTANAKNLRQANEIVRTEMERGVFDIEAVKAANAELIGTIEDSLRIADEGKRKRAAAEADLKKMEADLRDTLAAARARATGTGANLGTSV; via the coding sequence ATGTCCAATATCCGCGAAGACGCTGCCAAGGCCCTTGCCGCCGTCGAGGAAGTGACGGCCGTGATCCTGCCCGAACCGGCGAGCGAGGTCGTTCCCCTGCAGGACGCGCCGAAACCGCTTGCCGCCGAGATCCGCAAACGCATCGCCGAACTCGACATGACGGATACCGGATCCATCGTGAATTTCGGCTCGGCCGCGCAGGGAGAGTTGCAGCAGATCAGCCAGGCGATGCTCGCCGACGTGCGCAACAAGGATGTGGGCCCGGCGGGCGACAGCTTGCGCGATATCGTGACGACGATCCGGGGGTTTTCGGTCTCCGAACTCGATGTGCGGCGGAAACTCTCCTGGTGGGAACGGCTTCTGGGGCGCACCGCGCCCTTCGCAAAGTTCCTTGCGCGGTTCGAAAGCGTGCAGGGCCAGATCGACAAGATTACCGGCGACCTGCTGACGCACGAGCATAAATTGCTGAAGGATATCAAATCCCTCGACGTGCTTTATGAGAAGACGCTGAACTTCTACGACGAACTCGCGCTTTACATCGCGGCGGGCGAGGCGAAGATCGCGGACCTGGATGCGACCGGGATTCCGGCGAAGGAAGCCGCCGTCGAGAAGGCGCCCGAGGCCGACAAGGTGATGGCGGCGCAGGAGCTGCGCGACCTGCGATCCGCCCGCGACGATCTGGAGCGGCGGGTGCATGACCTCAAGCTCACAAGGCAGGTGACGATGCAGTCGTTGCCCTCGATCCGGCTGGTGCAGGAAAACGACAAGAGCCTTGTGACCAAGATCAATTCGACGCTGGTCAACACCGTGCCGCTTTGGGAAACCCAGCTTGCGCAGGCCGTGACGATCCAGCGGTCAGCCGAGGCGGCCGGCGCGGTTCGCGAGGCCAACGACCTGACCAACGAGCTTCTGACCGCGAACGCGAAGAACCTTCGCCAAGCCAATGAAATCGTTCGAACCGAGATGGAGCGTGGCGTATTCGACATCGAGGCGGTGAAGGCCGCCAATGCCGAGCTGATCGGCACCATCGAAGACAGCCTGCGCATCGCCGACGAGGGCAAGCGCAAGCGCGCCGCGGCCGAGGCCGACCTGAAGAAGATGGAGGCCGACCTGCGCGATACGCTCGCCGCCGCCAGGGCACGGGCGACCGGCACGGGCGCCAACCTCGGGACCAGCGTCTGA
- a CDS encoding DUF2927 domain-containing protein produces MRASLLPRLFLIPVLLAALAGCDTTAGFGSGSASQFPRDVAPPEPVVTEPSAATRAARDYYARVEANYFAQDLLRADGGGSDTPFTARDLAENFIRIAFYDEFAERDGQLIQQSVENRLHRWQEPIRLDVEFGSSIPADQRARDRAEIAAYVMRLSSLTGLPMRMSGWRPNHSVLILNSDERKTAAARIAALAPATGAAAIRSVTDMAPETYCTVFSFTPGRTATYTRAITVIRGELPERMRLACIHEELAQSLGLVADYPRARPSIFNDNEEFALLTRQDEMMLKMLYDPRLRPGMTLNEARPIVEVMAAELAGGES; encoded by the coding sequence ATGCGCGCCAGCCTTCTCCCCCGGCTTTTCCTTATCCCCGTCCTGCTGGCGGCACTGGCCGGCTGCGACACGACGGCGGGCTTCGGATCGGGGTCCGCCAGTCAGTTCCCCCGCGACGTGGCGCCGCCGGAGCCGGTCGTGACCGAACCCTCTGCCGCGACCCGCGCGGCGCGGGATTATTATGCCAGGGTCGAAGCCAATTACTTCGCCCAGGACCTTCTGCGGGCCGATGGCGGCGGCAGCGACACGCCGTTCACCGCGCGGGATCTGGCCGAGAACTTCATCCGGATCGCCTTCTACGACGAATTCGCCGAACGCGACGGGCAACTCATCCAGCAGTCGGTGGAGAACCGCCTGCACCGCTGGCAGGAGCCGATCCGGCTCGACGTCGAATTCGGCTCCTCCATCCCCGCCGATCAGCGCGCCCGCGACCGGGCCGAGATCGCGGCCTATGTCATGCGGCTCTCCTCGCTCACCGGCCTGCCGATGCGGATGAGCGGCTGGCGCCCCAATCACTCGGTGTTGATCCTCAATTCCGACGAACGCAAGACCGCCGCCGCCCGCATCGCGGCCCTCGCGCCCGCAACCGGCGCGGCGGCGATCCGCTCGGTGACGGATATGGCGCCGGAGACGTACTGCACCGTCTTTTCCTTCACCCCCGGCCGAACGGCGACCTATACCCGCGCGATCACCGTGATCCGGGGGGAGTTGCCCGAGCGGATGCGCCTGGCCTGCATCCACGAGGAACTGGCGCAAAGCCTCGGCCTCGTGGCCGATTACCCCCGTGCGCGCCCCTCGATCTTCAACGACAACGAAGAATTCGCGCTGCTGACACGGCAGGACGAGATGATGCTGAAGATGCTCTACGATCCGCGGCTCCGGCCCGGCATGACGCTGAATGAGGCGCGCCCGATCGTCGAGGTGATGGCGGCAGAGTTGGCGGGCGGCGAGAGCTGA
- a CDS encoding SPFH domain-containing protein, whose amino-acid sequence MGILDFLTGEFIDVIHWVDDTRDTMVWRFEREGHAIKYGAKLTVREGQAAVFVHEGQIADVFSPGLYLLETNNMPILTTLQHWDHGFQSPFKSEIYFVNTTRFTDQKWGTKNPIIARDPEFGPVRLRAYGTYVMRVSDPAKFLSQIVGTDGEFTADEISFQIRNIIVQEFSRVIASSGIPVLDMAANTADLGKIVAKAITPAIAAYGLEIPEFYIENISLPDAVEAALDKRTSMGIVGDLNRYMQYSAAEAMGRGEGTAGATMGAGVGAGIGMAMGAQIGPWGAAPQAAPSAVPPPPPPPPVEKVWHLARSGTVDGPYGRGHLGRLVTDGSFTRETLVWAPGQDGWKPAGDIDELAQLFTVMPPPPPPAG is encoded by the coding sequence ATGGGTATTCTCGATTTTCTGACGGGCGAGTTCATCGACGTCATTCACTGGGTGGACGACACCCGCGACACCATGGTCTGGCGGTTCGAGCGCGAGGGCCACGCGATCAAGTACGGCGCCAAGCTGACGGTGCGCGAGGGTCAGGCAGCGGTCTTCGTGCACGAGGGGCAGATCGCCGATGTCTTCTCTCCCGGTCTCTACCTTCTGGAGACCAACAACATGCCGATCCTGACGACGCTCCAGCATTGGGATCACGGCTTCCAGTCGCCGTTCAAGTCCGAGATCTATTTCGTCAACACGACGCGCTTCACCGATCAGAAATGGGGCACCAAGAACCCGATCATCGCCCGTGACCCGGAATTCGGGCCGGTGCGCCTCAGGGCCTACGGGACTTACGTCATGCGGGTTTCCGACCCGGCGAAGTTTCTCTCTCAAATCGTTGGCACGGATGGAGAATTCACTGCTGATGAGATCAGCTTCCAGATCCGCAACATCATCGTGCAGGAGTTTTCGCGGGTCATCGCCTCGTCCGGGATCCCGGTCCTCGACATGGCGGCGAACACCGCCGACCTTGGCAAGATCGTCGCCAAGGCGATCACGCCCGCCATCGCGGCCTATGGGCTGGAGATTCCGGAATTCTACATCGAAAACATCAGCTTGCCAGACGCCGTTGAAGCGGCGCTCGACAAGCGGACCTCGATGGGGATCGTCGGCGACCTGAATCGCTACATGCAGTATTCCGCCGCCGAGGCGATGGGCCGGGGCGAAGGCACGGCCGGGGCCACGATGGGCGCCGGCGTCGGCGCCGGGATCGGCATGGCGATGGGCGCGCAGATTGGGCCCTGGGGGGCGGCGCCACAGGCGGCCCCGTCGGCGGTACCACCCCCGCCCCCGCCGCCACCGGTCGAAAAGGTCTGGCATCTCGCGCGGTCGGGCACCGTTGACGGTCCTTATGGCCGCGGGCATCTCGGGCGACTCGTCACCGATGGCAGCTTCACCCGCGAGACGCTGGTCTGGGCGCCGGGTCAGGACGGGTGGAAGCCCGCCGGCGACATCGACGAACTGGCGCAGCTGTTCACCGTGATGCCGCCTCCGCCGCCACCGGCCGGCTGA
- a CDS encoding TFIIB-type zinc finger domain-containing protein — MQAPTQAPAEEHRFPCPQCGADLRFAPGEGRLICDHCGHEEPVSASGRTHQPIPETDFRRGVEAALPDSEIEVARYSKCPNCGAEVEFDPAVHAAECPFCATPVVADTGEGRHIKPKGLAPFVLTEPEARKAMTNWLGSLWLAPSGLADYARKGRAMQGIYVPYWTFDADTASAYRGLRGTVYYVTEQVRVRDPKGGVRTERRQVPKIRWTPVAGRVARFFDDVLVLASRSLPQGYTEALLPWDLSRLEPYRPEFLAGFRAEGYTVSLEDGMSNARAQMDRMIERDVRFDIGGDRQEIQSIETRVSDVTFKHILLPVWSAAYRYRGKSYRFVVNGQTGKVKGERPWSPAKIAIAVILGLILAIVAFFLLQYADQQGYIDLQSY; from the coding sequence ATGCAGGCCCCGACCCAAGCTCCGGCGGAGGAACACCGCTTCCCCTGCCCGCAATGCGGCGCCGACTTGCGCTTCGCGCCCGGAGAGGGCCGGCTGATCTGCGATCATTGCGGGCACGAGGAGCCGGTCAGCGCCTCGGGGCGCACCCACCAGCCGATCCCCGAAACCGATTTCCGCCGGGGTGTCGAGGCTGCACTTCCCGATAGCGAGATCGAGGTCGCGCGCTACTCGAAATGCCCCAATTGCGGCGCCGAGGTGGAATTCGACCCCGCCGTCCACGCCGCCGAATGTCCGTTCTGCGCCACGCCGGTCGTCGCCGATACCGGCGAGGGACGGCACATCAAGCCGAAAGGCCTCGCCCCGTTCGTCCTGACCGAGCCCGAGGCGCGGAAGGCGATGACGAACTGGCTCGGCTCCTTGTGGCTCGCGCCTTCGGGTCTGGCGGACTATGCCCGCAAGGGCCGCGCGATGCAGGGCATCTACGTGCCGTACTGGACCTTCGACGCCGACACCGCCTCCGCCTATCGGGGCCTGCGCGGCACCGTCTATTACGTGACCGAACAGGTCCGCGTCCGCGATCCGAAAGGCGGGGTCCGCACGGAAAGGCGCCAGGTCCCGAAGATCCGCTGGACGCCGGTCGCGGGCCGCGTCGCGCGGTTTTTCGACGATGTGCTGGTGCTCGCCTCGCGGTCGCTGCCTCAGGGCTACACCGAGGCGCTTCTGCCGTGGGATCTTTCGCGGCTGGAACCCTACCGACCGGAATTCCTCGCCGGGTTTCGGGCCGAAGGCTACACGGTCAGCCTCGAAGACGGCATGTCGAATGCCCGCGCCCAGATGGACCGCATGATCGAACGCGACGTGCGTTTCGACATCGGCGGCGACCGGCAGGAGATTCAGTCCATCGAGACAAGGGTTTCGGACGTGACCTTCAAGCACATCCTGCTCCCGGTCTGGAGCGCCGCCTACCGATACCGGGGCAAGAGCTACCGGTTCGTCGTCAACGGACAGACCGGGAAGGTCAAGGGCGAGCGGCCCTGGTCGCCGGCCAAGATCGCCATCGCGGTGATCCTTGGACTTATCCTCGCGATCGTGGCGTTCTTCCTCCTGCAATATGCCGACCAACAGGGATATATCGACCTGCAGAGCTATTGA
- a CDS encoding Hsp20/alpha crystallin family protein translates to MAIELPGVEEKDIDVTVDEGMVTVRGEKKEEREEKGDTWYFSERQYGSFSRSFRLPADADQSKISADLKDGVLTLTVARAAPEVAKSRKVPIGKS, encoded by the coding sequence ATCGCCATCGAGCTTCCGGGCGTCGAAGAGAAGGACATCGATGTGACTGTCGATGAAGGTATGGTCACGGTGAGGGGCGAGAAAAAGGAGGAGCGCGAGGAGAAGGGCGACACCTGGTATTTCAGCGAGCGTCAGTATGGCAGCTTCAGCCGCAGTTTCCGGCTGCCCGCGGATGCCGATCAGAGCAAGATCAGCGCAGACCTCAAGGACGGGGTTCTGACGCTGACCGTCGCCCGGGCCGCCCCGGAAGTCGCGAAGTCCCGGAAGGTGCCGATCGGCAAGAGCTGA
- a CDS encoding carbohydrate kinase family protein: MILSCGEALIDMLPRQSADGEDAFAPYAGGAVFNTAIALGRLGAPSGFLSGISTDLFGEVLIAALDASGVDTALTIRSARPTTMAFVKLTDGQASYAFYDENTAGRMITPDDLPALPGTVEALFFGGISLMVEPGGATYEALMEREAGSGRVMMIDPNIRPSFISDEAAYRARIARMIGLADIVKLSDEDLRWLEGSHGIAAGASAILAKGPKIVFVTEGAAGAHAFTAAHSVFVPARKVDVVDTVGAGDTFNAGVLAALHKAGLLTRAGVAAPSEEALRAALTLGTRAAAITVSRAGANPPWAEEIA, encoded by the coding sequence ATGATCCTGAGCTGCGGCGAAGCGCTGATCGACATGCTGCCGAGGCAGAGCGCGGATGGCGAGGACGCCTTCGCGCCCTATGCCGGTGGCGCGGTCTTCAATACCGCGATCGCGCTCGGGCGGCTCGGCGCGCCTTCCGGGTTTCTCTCCGGCATCTCGACCGACCTTTTCGGCGAGGTGCTGATCGCCGCGCTCGATGCGTCGGGCGTCGACACCGCCCTGACGATCCGCTCGGCGCGGCCGACTACGATGGCCTTCGTCAAGCTCACCGACGGGCAGGCGAGCTACGCCTTCTACGACGAGAACACCGCCGGGCGGATGATCACACCGGACGATCTTCCGGCCCTGCCCGGCACCGTTGAGGCCCTCTTCTTCGGCGGCATCAGCCTCATGGTGGAGCCGGGTGGCGCCACCTACGAGGCGCTGATGGAGCGCGAGGCGGGATCGGGCCGGGTGATGATGATCGACCCCAATATCCGCCCCTCCTTCATCTCGGACGAGGCCGCCTACAGGGCGCGGATCGCGCGGATGATCGGCCTTGCCGACATCGTCAAGCTGTCGGACGAGGATCTGCGCTGGCTCGAAGGCAGCCACGGCATCGCCGCCGGGGCCAGCGCCATCCTCGCGAAAGGGCCGAAGATCGTCTTCGTGACCGAAGGCGCGGCCGGCGCGCATGCCTTCACGGCGGCGCATTCCGTCTTCGTGCCCGCCCGCAAGGTCGACGTCGTCGATACCGTAGGCGCCGGCGATACGTTCAACGCGGGCGTTCTCGCGGCCCTACACAAGGCCGGCCTTCTGACGAGGGCAGGTGTCGCGGCGCCCTCCGAAGAGGCGTTGCGGGCCGCCCTCACCCTCGGCACCCGCGCGGCGGCCATCACCGTGTCGCGCGCCGGTGCCAATCCGCCCTGGGCGGAGGAGATTGCCTGA
- the dtd gene encoding D-aminoacyl-tRNA deacylase: MRALVQRVRQAKVTVAGRVTGEIGEGLMILVCAMAGDTDAKAAQLAQKIAKLRIFRDADDKMNRSILDTGGAALVVSQFTLAADTSRGNRPGFSTAAPPEEGERLYMRFSDDLRALGIQVENGEFGADMDVALVNQGPVTIWLDV, from the coding sequence ATGCGGGCGCTGGTGCAACGGGTCCGGCAAGCGAAGGTCACGGTCGCCGGGCGGGTCACGGGCGAGATCGGCGAGGGGTTGATGATCCTCGTCTGCGCGATGGCGGGGGATACCGACGCGAAAGCGGCGCAGCTTGCCCAGAAGATCGCGAAGCTCCGCATCTTCCGCGATGCCGATGACAAGATGAACCGCTCGATCCTCGATACCGGCGGCGCGGCGCTTGTCGTCAGCCAGTTCACCCTTGCCGCCGACACGTCGCGCGGGAACCGGCCGGGCTTTTCGACCGCCGCACCGCCCGAGGAGGGCGAACGGCTCTACATGCGCTTTTCGGACGATCTGCGGGCGCTGGGCATCCAGGTCGAGAATGGGGAGTTCGGCGCCGATATGGACGTGGCGCTCGTCAATCAGGGGCCGGTGACGATCTGGCTCGACGTGTGA
- a CDS encoding DMT family transporter, with protein MNPLRGIVLKLCSVAVFMAMASLIKAASDAVPPGEAVFFRSAFAIPVIVIWLIATRALRTGLVTSNPLGHFWRGLVGTAAMGFGFAGLGLLPLPEVTAIGYAAPLLVVVFAAMFLGEQVRGFRIFAVALGMVGVLIVLSPRLTALSSGQIGAEEALGAIVVLVGAVFAALAQVFVRRLVMEEKTTAIVFYFSVNSALLSLVTLPFGWAWPDPTSAAMLVTAGLLGGVGQVLLTSSYRHADASVVAPFDYASMLLAIAVGYAVFGEVPTWTVIGGAALVVCAGILIIWRESRLGLERNRQRKAMTPQG; from the coding sequence ATGAATCCTCTGCGCGGCATTGTACTGAAGCTCTGTTCGGTCGCGGTCTTCATGGCCATGGCGAGCCTGATCAAGGCTGCCTCCGACGCGGTGCCGCCGGGGGAGGCGGTGTTCTTCCGGTCGGCCTTCGCGATCCCGGTGATCGTGATCTGGCTGATCGCAACGAGGGCGCTGCGCACGGGCCTCGTGACCTCCAACCCCCTCGGCCATTTCTGGCGCGGACTTGTCGGCACGGCGGCCATGGGCTTCGGCTTTGCCGGCCTCGGCTTGCTGCCGTTGCCGGAGGTGACGGCGATCGGCTATGCGGCCCCGCTTCTCGTCGTCGTCTTTGCGGCGATGTTTCTTGGGGAGCAGGTCCGCGGCTTCCGCATCTTCGCAGTGGCGCTTGGCATGGTCGGGGTCCTGATCGTGCTCTCGCCGCGCCTCACGGCGCTTTCGTCGGGACAGATCGGGGCCGAGGAGGCGCTGGGCGCAATCGTCGTTCTTGTGGGAGCGGTCTTCGCGGCGCTCGCCCAAGTCTTCGTGCGCCGGCTGGTGATGGAGGAGAAGACGACGGCGATCGTTTTCTATTTCTCGGTAAACTCGGCCCTCCTGTCGTTGGTGACGTTGCCCTTCGGCTGGGCATGGCCCGACCCGACGAGTGCGGCAATGCTCGTGACAGCGGGTCTTCTGGGTGGGGTGGGGCAGGTTCTTCTGACCTCGTCCTACCGCCATGCCGATGCGTCGGTCGTGGCCCCGTTCGATTATGCCTCGATGCTGCTGGCGATCGCCGTCGGATATGCGGTGTTCGGCGAGGTGCCGACCTGGACGGTCATCGGTGGCGCGGCGCTGGTCGTGTGTGCCGGGATCCTGATCATCTGGCGTGAGAGCCGCCTCGGCCTCGAACGCAACCGTCAGCGCAAGGCGATGACGCCCCAGGGCTGA
- a CDS encoding crotonase/enoyl-CoA hydratase family protein, with the protein MTSIDELPLHNLAVAVDADGIATVTLDRAAKRNALDAVTVEELVTLFSALPRSGVRAVLLRAEGEHFCAGLDLVEHFKEDRSAADFMHVCLRWHEAFNKMEYSGVPIIAALKGAVVGGGLELASAAHIRVADASTYFALPEGQRGLFTGGGATIRVADLVGKARMIDMMLTGRIYKGEEAVSVGLCQYLVEDSEAKAMELARAAAQNPPLSNFAICSAISHMQNMSALDAAYAEAVVAGIVNTQPASRGRLEAFANKTAARVKPE; encoded by the coding sequence ATGACCTCGATCGACGAGTTGCCGCTTCATAACCTTGCCGTCGCGGTGGATGCCGACGGCATCGCCACCGTGACGCTTGACCGCGCCGCCAAACGCAACGCCCTCGACGCGGTGACGGTGGAGGAGTTGGTGACGCTCTTCTCCGCCCTGCCTAGGTCTGGCGTGCGGGCGGTGCTGCTGCGTGCCGAGGGCGAGCATTTCTGCGCCGGCCTCGATCTTGTCGAGCATTTCAAGGAAGACCGCTCGGCGGCGGATTTCATGCATGTGTGCCTGCGCTGGCACGAAGCCTTCAACAAGATGGAATATTCGGGCGTGCCGATCATCGCTGCGCTCAAGGGCGCGGTCGTCGGTGGCGGGCTGGAACTCGCCTCGGCCGCCCATATCCGCGTGGCCGATGCGTCGACCTATTTCGCCTTGCCCGAAGGGCAGCGCGGCCTCTTCACCGGCGGCGGCGCGACGATCCGGGTCGCCGACCTCGTCGGCAAGGCGCGGATGATAGACATGATGCTGACCGGCCGCATCTACAAGGGCGAGGAGGCGGTCTCGGTCGGGCTCTGCCAGTATCTCGTCGAGGACAGCGAGGCAAAGGCGATGGAACTCGCGCGCGCGGCCGCGCAGAATCCGCCGCTGTCGAACTTCGCGATCTGTTCGGCGATCAGCCACATGCAGAACATGTCCGCGCTCGACGCGGCCTATGCCGAGGCGGTCGTCGCCGGGATCGTCAACACCCAACCGGCATCGCGCGGGCGGCTTGAGGCGTTCGCGAACAAGACGGCGGCGCGGGTGAAGCCGGAGTAG